A segment of the Manihot esculenta cultivar AM560-2 chromosome 13, M.esculenta_v8, whole genome shotgun sequence genome:
CCAACATATGGAAATCTCATTACTGTTCTTACTATCGATGGAGGAGGTATTAGAGGAATCATCCCTGGAGTCATTCTTGCTTATCTTGAATCTAAGCTTCAGGTAACTACATAATCACAGTCATTTTCCTTTTCATAGGGCTTGTTTATGCTCATGAGGCTCTACATGTGGACGCAGGAGCTTGATGGTGAGGATGCAAGACTTGCAGATTATTTCGATGTAATTGCAGGAACAAGTACTGGTGGTCTCGTAGCTACCATGTTAGCTGCACCAAATGAAGAAGGACGTCCTCTATTTGCTGCCAAAGATATAGTCCCCTTTTACCTTGAACACAGCCCTCAAATTTTCCCACAAAGAAAGTAAGCATATGATGTTATTTTCATTGTCAAAGGAAATTGAGGATTAATCACATCTTGGGTTTATattgattttctgaattaaCATTGCAGGGGGATGCTAGCTTGGTTGCTGAATTTGTTGAAAGCTCTAACTGGCCCAAAGTACAATGGCAAGTATCTACATAAGCTTGTAAGAAACTTGTTGAAAGATACGAAGTTGCACCAAACATTGACGAACTTGGTTATCCCAACTTTTGATATCAAGAAACTTCAGCCAACCATCTTCTCTTCATATAAGGTTTCTGGCAATTTTCGAGTTGTTTGTTTTCTTGTTTTATCACAGAGAATCATGTATCACCAACTCTCACCAATCTCAGAAGaagtttcaatttcaatttctttaTGAAGGTGACATCCCACCCAATTCTAGATGCTTTGCTCTCAGACATATGCATAGCCACCTCAGCTGCTCCAACTATTCTCCCTGCCTATTCTTTCAAGAACCAAGATTCAGATGGAAATGTGCAAGAATTTAACCTTATTGATGGCGGCGTGGCTGCTAGTAACCCAGTGAGAAACTCTCCACGAACATTGATAGATTACTACGAATTATCAAAAATGTAGAAAATTTGACCTGATTGATTGTATTCCATGCAGACTTTGGTTGCTATTACTGAAATAACGAAGCAAACAATGAAGAAGAACCCAGATTTCTTCCCGATCAAGCCCTCGGATTATGACCGTTACCTTGTGATTTCTCTGGGGACAGGCTCCAAGATTGATGGAGAAAATTACAATGCTAACATGGCTTCCAAGTGGGGAGTTATAAGCTGGTTATATTACAAAGGGTATACGCCATTAATAGATTGCTATAGTAAAGCTAGTGGAAATATGGTTGATTATCACAACTCTGTCGTGTTTGAAGCTCTTCATTCTGAAGACAAATACCTAAGAATTGATGTAAGTTGATAGATTAATCCACGTTGCTTCCTGCTACATGCATGCATGCATTAGATCATAATACGTAGCTAGCTTATATTGACTGAAAACAAAAACCATCAGGATGATAAACTCCGAGGAGGCCTGTCTTCTGCTGATTTATCTACAAAGAAAAACTTGGATGATCTGGTGAAAGTTGGAGAGAGCTTGTTGAAGAGTGAAATTTCACGTGTAAATTTGGACACTGGACATTATGAACCAGTTGAGAATGCTGGCACTTATGAGCAAGCTCTTGAAAGGTTTATTTAtatcttaaataattttttcattctaGTTAATTCTTAATTAAATATAGCAGCTCGATATAAATATTAATCTAAAAGTTACTGGTCTTATAAGTTCGAGCTTATATTAATTACAGAATCTGCTATTGCATATCTGTGAAAATGCAGGTTTGCTCAGCTACTTTCTGTTGAAAAGAAGCTTCGTGAGTCAAGATCACCACACACCAAGGATTCAAAGTGATGTTTGCATCATTGTATTCAATTGAAATTTCATGGAACAAATTAATTTGGTCCAACGTCTACTGCGTACTACCATTGTTCATActctgttaaattttaattatctaaaattaatatatttttaattattatagtaATAAATGTACTCAATAGCTTATCACTCGTGCACAAGTATCACAGATAACTGCTTAAAATTTTGTTctcaaaaatatctaaaattgaAATCTTGatcacttaattaaaattttccaaTACAAGATCAGTATGGACATGTATTTATTCACACACAGTAACCATaatgaattattttcttttgaatGTATTAAAAATTTGATAGATGCCTGCAGCAAAATTTTTAATCTGAGAGGAAAATTCAATCAGAAGCAGATGCTGTAAATCCAGAAATTGGACAGATGCACTCTGTAAATACACATTCAGCATTGAGTGAGTATCTCAGCCCCATCTTCTGTTATTAAAATGGTGTGCTCAAACTGTGCTGATAGGCTTCCATCTTCTGTAACAACTGTCCAGTTATCGTCCCACATTACCGGATTAATGCTACCGATCGTCAGCATTGGCTCTGAAGAAAATGAATCAATGAGTTTCACAGGAATCATTGACgtctaaaataaaacaaatctaTTCAAACATGAGAGACCCACAAGTAGATTTCAGATCATTATGAAGAATATGTGGTCAATTTTAAGGATGCTTACCGATAGTGAATGTTTGATTCAACATCATGCATCCTCTCTCATTGTTTCCTGAAAAAAAGACACCATTATCAGTGGTTCGCAGAGAAAAATGTCCCAGATGCATCTAGCAGAAAAAGGAGTCATCTCGAAACAAGCCCTTGTAATTTTTCAGAATTACATTAAGAGAAAAACATTCTAAATCTCTGAATACCATCCTGTGTTGTTTTTGCAGAATGGAAGGGCAAGCAACCAGTTCTTCACACATTGCTCTTTTATGCTACTTGTGCTCCAAATCATTAGTTAATACCCATTTTATTTAAACAGCAGAAGTCTCCTAAGAATTCAGGAAAGACTCAAATGTTCAGCTGGATACAACTTCACCATGGATTTAACAGTTCATTTAATCAGAACTCTCTAGGTGCAATCATTGATATGTTGCCCAATAACCAAAATTCCAAATGTTTGGACCTAATTTTTGCTAGGCGGATAAGACCAGCATATAGATGTAGATCTAACTAAACCATATAATAACTAAGCCAACATGAagaaaataaaggatcaagattGGTGTAAGTACTGTAGTGTAGAATAACCGGATCAGCATGGAAAACACGTCCGACACCATGGCCAACAAACTGTTGCACAACGCCGTAACGGTGTTTATCTGCAAGGTCACTTCAGAATGAAAAACATTAATTATGAATGAGTATAAAATCAAGACAAGAAATTTCAATATGTATAATTCACATATATATTGCATATCATGTATCAAGTAATGCTAATACTGCCTTCAACAGAAGTCATAAAGGATTTTCTATGCCCTTGTTTGGAATAGCTAATTTTGAAAGAAttcaaaagaaataaattatttttcctaAATTTTTGTGTTTGGCAAAATTAATTGTGTAAgaattcaattctcttgaatttTTGTAAGAATTGAtttgaattaaaagtaaatcttatcaaaattattaaaattttgtaaaaaattatttcactaAAGCctatttacatcaaaattacttaattagccATTAaggactcttttttttttccttttattcttcttttttttttgtttattttaattttaaatttattttttatttttaaattaataactgctcttgaaaaaaaaattaatttaatttaatattaactattaatattagaaatttattatattattttgttaattttaaaaaaatcttaatttatattttttagtggTAAATACTATGTAAAATTCagattaagtattataaaaatattaataatgatttttcaaTCAATGTGATAAAAATGATTGTTGTTTATAAGAATAAGATTATGTTTagcataaaaataataagaatgatgaataaattaattgaattttattatatttaaattgattccAAACAAATGAATTCTTTTATGAATA
Coding sequences within it:
- the LOC110630538 gene encoding patatin-like protein 3, which encodes MERRASSKIQPPTYGNLITVLTIDGGGIRGIIPGVILAYLESKLQELDGEDARLADYFDVIAGTSTGGLVATMLAAPNEEGRPLFAAKDIVPFYLEHSPQIFPQRKGMLAWLLNLLKALTGPKYNGKYLHKLVRNLLKDTKLHQTLTNLVIPTFDIKKLQPTIFSSYKVTSHPILDALLSDICIATSAAPTILPAYSFKNQDSDGNVQEFNLIDGGVAASNPTLVAITEITKQTMKKNPDFFPIKPSDYDRYLVISLGTGSKIDGENYNANMASKWGVISWLYYKGYTPLIDCYSKASGNMVDYHNSVVFEALHSEDKYLRIDDDKLRGGLSSADLSTKKNLDDLVKVGESLLKSEISRVNLDTGHYEPVENAGTYEQALERFAQLLSVEKKLRESRSPHTKDSK